A stretch of Hoplias malabaricus isolate fHopMal1 chromosome 10, fHopMal1.hap1, whole genome shotgun sequence DNA encodes these proteins:
- the LOC136708004 gene encoding uncharacterized protein isoform X1, translating into MFYSLHLTYLFQLTYIGASLVFQSPSLTVDVGANVTLSCDISQAFGQCSSVRWLLYRSVEGLVIYVAYGSGSMVISKRAQVDTYCLLTIPQASPSDNGTFYCLLLNSGVDYMGNGTELTVRDINVKEHVINEDHKMISEQGKEYQCSIPLAVLGGISVILMSLTVTAVYAWMKRGIIHQKKKKASEEHYQPSSETQYATLKFGAGKPEYIIHSCS; encoded by the exons ATGTTTTACAGCCTACATTTGACTTATCTATTTCAGCTCACTTATATTg gtGCCAGTCTGGTTTTCCAGTCTCCTAGTCTGACAGTGGATGTGGGAGCAAATGTGACATTATCATGTGATATCTCTCAAGCCTTTGGTCAGTGCTCATCTGTAAGGTGGTTACTGTACCGGTCAGTTGAAGGCCTTGTGATCTATGTCGCTTATGGCTCTGGCTCAATGGTCATTTCCAAAAGAGCACAGGTGGATACATACTGTCTGCTGACCATTCCCCAGGCTAGTCCTTCAGATAACGGCACATTTTACTGTCTGCTGCTGAATTCAGGTGTAGATTACATGGGGAATGGGACAGAGCTAACAGTCAGAG ATATAAATGTCAAAGAGCATGTGATTAATGAAGACCACAAAATGATTTCAGAACAAg GCAAAGAATATCAGTGTTCAATCCCCTTGGCAGTTCTGGGAGGCATCTCAGTTATTCTGATGAGCTTAACAGTCACAGCAGTGTATGCCTGGATGAAGAGAG GTATAATacatcagaagaaaaaaaaggcatCAGAAGAGCACTACCAA CCTTCAAGTGAGACACAGTATGCTACTCTCAAGTTTGGAGCTGGGAAGCCAGAGTATATTATACATTCCTGTTCCTAA
- the LOC136708004 gene encoding uncharacterized protein isoform X2 codes for MHFCTEGRGASLVFQSPSLTVDVGANVTLSCDISQAFGQCSSVRWLLYRSVEGLVIYVAYGSGSMVISKRAQVDTYCLLTIPQASPSDNGTFYCLLLNSGVDYMGNGTELTVRDINVKEHVINEDHKMISEQGKEYQCSIPLAVLGGISVILMSLTVTAVYAWMKRGIIHQKKKKASEEHYQPSSETQYATLKFGAGKPEYIIHSCS; via the exons ATGCATTTCTGCACTGAAGGCAGGG gtGCCAGTCTGGTTTTCCAGTCTCCTAGTCTGACAGTGGATGTGGGAGCAAATGTGACATTATCATGTGATATCTCTCAAGCCTTTGGTCAGTGCTCATCTGTAAGGTGGTTACTGTACCGGTCAGTTGAAGGCCTTGTGATCTATGTCGCTTATGGCTCTGGCTCAATGGTCATTTCCAAAAGAGCACAGGTGGATACATACTGTCTGCTGACCATTCCCCAGGCTAGTCCTTCAGATAACGGCACATTTTACTGTCTGCTGCTGAATTCAGGTGTAGATTACATGGGGAATGGGACAGAGCTAACAGTCAGAG ATATAAATGTCAAAGAGCATGTGATTAATGAAGACCACAAAATGATTTCAGAACAAg GCAAAGAATATCAGTGTTCAATCCCCTTGGCAGTTCTGGGAGGCATCTCAGTTATTCTGATGAGCTTAACAGTCACAGCAGTGTATGCCTGGATGAAGAGAG GTATAATacatcagaagaaaaaaaaggcatCAGAAGAGCACTACCAA CCTTCAAGTGAGACACAGTATGCTACTCTCAAGTTTGGAGCTGGGAAGCCAGAGTATATTATACATTCCTGTTCCTAA